One window from the genome of Alosa alosa isolate M-15738 ecotype Scorff River chromosome 15, AALO_Geno_1.1, whole genome shotgun sequence encodes:
- the appbp2 gene encoding amyloid protein-binding protein 2 isoform X1 produces the protein MAAVELEWIPETLYNTAISAVVDNYSRSRRDIRSLPENIQFDVYYKLYQQGRLCQLGGEFCELEVFAKVLRASDKRHLLHHCFQALMDHGVKVASVLANSFSRRCSYIAESDAHVKEKAIQFGFVLGGFLSDAGWYGDAEKVFLSCLQLCTLHDEVLHWYRAVECCVRLLHVRNGNCKYHLGEETFKLAQSYMDKLAKHGHQANKAALYGELCALLFAKSHYDEAYRWCIEAMREITVGLPVKVVVDVLRQASKVACVVKREFRKAEQLIKHAVFLAREHFGHKHPKYSDTLLDYGFYLLNVDNICQSVAIYQTALDIRQSVFGGKNIHVATAHEDLAYSSYVHQYSSGKFDNALFHAERAIDIITHILPEDHLLLASSKRVKALILEEIAIDCHNKETEERLLQEAHDLHLSSLQLAKKAFGEFNVQTAKHYGNLGRLYQSMRKFKEAEEMHIKAIQIKEQLLGQEDYEVALSVGHLASLYNYDMNQYEDAERLYLRSIAIGKKLFGEGYSGLEYDYRGLIKLYNSVGNYEKVFEYHNILSNWNRLRDRQFAVADALEDVNTSPQATDEVVQSFLLSQSHGASHPC, from the exons ATGGCCGCAGTGGAGTTAGAATGGATCCCAGAAACACTGTACAACACTGCTATATCAGCAGTGGTGGACAATTACAGTCGATCGCGAAGAGACATTCGGTCTCTTCCTGAAAACATACAGTTTGATGTATATTACAAG CTTTACCAGCAGGGCCGGCTTTGTCAGCTGGGAGGGGAGTTCTGTGAGCTGGAGGTCTTCGCCAAAGTCCTACGCGCTTCTGACAAAAG ACACCTGCTACACCACTGCTTCCAAGCTTTGATGGACCATGGTGTTAAAGTGGCCTCAGTTTTGGCCAACTCCTTCAGCCGTCGGTGCTCTTACATCGCCGAATCCGACGCCCATGTCAAAGAAAAAGCCATACAGTTTGGCTTTGTTTTAG GTGGCTTCCTGTCGGATGCTGGTTGGTATGGTGATGCGGAGAAAGTCTTTCTGTCCTGTCTCCAGCTTTGTACACTCCACGATGAAGTCCTGCATTGGTATCGGGCCGTGGAATGCTGTGTGAG GTTGCTCCACGTCCGTAATGGCAATTGCAAGTACCACCTGGGAGAGGAGACGTTCAAACTGGCCCAGTCTTACATGGACAAACTCGCCAAGCACGGCCATCAGGCCAACAAAGCGGCTCTCTACGGAGAGCTGTGCGCCTTGCTCTTTGCGAAAAGCCACTATGACGAG GCATACAGGTGGTGTATAGAGGCTATGAGAGAGATAACCGTGGGCCTGCCGGTCAAAGTGGTGGTGGACGTCCTCAGACAGGCCTCCAAGGTA GCATGTGTTGTTAAACGGGAGTTCCGGAAGGCCGAACAACTCATAAAACATGCAGTATTTCTGGCAAG GGAACACTTTGGACACAAGCACCCAAAGTACTCTGACACTCTACTAGACTATGGGTTCTACTTACTTAATGTAGACAATATATGTCAATCAGTCGCTATTTACCAG ACCGCCCTTGATATTCGGCAATCTGTGTTCGGAGGGAAGAATATCCATGTAGCCACAGCGCATGAGGATCTAGCGTACTCCTCATATGTGCATCAGTACAGCTCTGGTAAATTCGACAATGCACT ATTCCACGCAGAACGTGCCATAGACATCATAACTCACATTCTCCCAGAGGACCATCTGCTGCTGGCCTCATCCAAAAGGGTGAAAG CTCTCATCCTGGAGGAGATAGCCATCGACTGCCATAACAAAGAGACTGAGGAGAGGCTACTGCAGGAGGCCCACGACCTgcacctctcctccctccagctGGCCAAGAAGGCCTTCGGGGAGTTCAACGTCCAGACTGCCAAACACTACGGCAACCTGGGCCGCCTCTACCAGTCCATGCGCAAGTTCAAG GAGGCGGAGGAGATGCACATCAAGGCCATCCAAATCAAGGAGCAGCTCCTGGGGCAGGAGGACTACGAGGTGGCGCTGTCCGTTGGACACCTGGCCTCCCTCTACAACTACGACATGAACCAGTACGAGGACGCTGAGCGCCTCTACCTGCGCTCCATCGCCATCG gcaagaaGCTGTTCGGGGAAGGCTACAGTGGACTGGAGTATGACTACCGGGGTCTGATCAAACTGTACAACTCGGTGGGCAACTACGAGAAGGTGTTTGAGTACCACAACATACTATCCAACTGGAACCGCTTGAGGGACAGGCAGTTTGCAGTGGCTGACGCGCTAGAGGACGTCAACACCAGCCCCCAGGCCACCGACGAGGTGGTTCAGTCTTTCCTGCTGTCGCAGAGCCACGGGGCCAGTCACCCCTGTTAG
- the appbp2 gene encoding amyloid protein-binding protein 2 isoform X2 — protein MAAVELEWIPETLYNTAISAVVDNYSRSRRDIRSLPENIQFDVYYKLYQQGRLCQLGGEFCELEVFAKVLRASDKRHLLHHCFQALMDHGVKVASVLANSFSRRCSYIAESDAHVKEKAIQFGFVLGGFLSDAGWYGDAEKVFLSCLQLCTLHDEVLHWYRAVECCVRLLHVRNGNCKYHLGEETFKLAQSYMDKLAKHGHQANKAALYGELCALLFAKSHYDEAYRWCIEAMREITVGLPVKVVVDVLRQASKACVVKREFRKAEQLIKHAVFLAREHFGHKHPKYSDTLLDYGFYLLNVDNICQSVAIYQTALDIRQSVFGGKNIHVATAHEDLAYSSYVHQYSSGKFDNALFHAERAIDIITHILPEDHLLLASSKRVKALILEEIAIDCHNKETEERLLQEAHDLHLSSLQLAKKAFGEFNVQTAKHYGNLGRLYQSMRKFKEAEEMHIKAIQIKEQLLGQEDYEVALSVGHLASLYNYDMNQYEDAERLYLRSIAIGKKLFGEGYSGLEYDYRGLIKLYNSVGNYEKVFEYHNILSNWNRLRDRQFAVADALEDVNTSPQATDEVVQSFLLSQSHGASHPC, from the exons ATGGCCGCAGTGGAGTTAGAATGGATCCCAGAAACACTGTACAACACTGCTATATCAGCAGTGGTGGACAATTACAGTCGATCGCGAAGAGACATTCGGTCTCTTCCTGAAAACATACAGTTTGATGTATATTACAAG CTTTACCAGCAGGGCCGGCTTTGTCAGCTGGGAGGGGAGTTCTGTGAGCTGGAGGTCTTCGCCAAAGTCCTACGCGCTTCTGACAAAAG ACACCTGCTACACCACTGCTTCCAAGCTTTGATGGACCATGGTGTTAAAGTGGCCTCAGTTTTGGCCAACTCCTTCAGCCGTCGGTGCTCTTACATCGCCGAATCCGACGCCCATGTCAAAGAAAAAGCCATACAGTTTGGCTTTGTTTTAG GTGGCTTCCTGTCGGATGCTGGTTGGTATGGTGATGCGGAGAAAGTCTTTCTGTCCTGTCTCCAGCTTTGTACACTCCACGATGAAGTCCTGCATTGGTATCGGGCCGTGGAATGCTGTGTGAG GTTGCTCCACGTCCGTAATGGCAATTGCAAGTACCACCTGGGAGAGGAGACGTTCAAACTGGCCCAGTCTTACATGGACAAACTCGCCAAGCACGGCCATCAGGCCAACAAAGCGGCTCTCTACGGAGAGCTGTGCGCCTTGCTCTTTGCGAAAAGCCACTATGACGAG GCATACAGGTGGTGTATAGAGGCTATGAGAGAGATAACCGTGGGCCTGCCGGTCAAAGTGGTGGTGGACGTCCTCAGACAGGCCTCCAAG GCATGTGTTGTTAAACGGGAGTTCCGGAAGGCCGAACAACTCATAAAACATGCAGTATTTCTGGCAAG GGAACACTTTGGACACAAGCACCCAAAGTACTCTGACACTCTACTAGACTATGGGTTCTACTTACTTAATGTAGACAATATATGTCAATCAGTCGCTATTTACCAG ACCGCCCTTGATATTCGGCAATCTGTGTTCGGAGGGAAGAATATCCATGTAGCCACAGCGCATGAGGATCTAGCGTACTCCTCATATGTGCATCAGTACAGCTCTGGTAAATTCGACAATGCACT ATTCCACGCAGAACGTGCCATAGACATCATAACTCACATTCTCCCAGAGGACCATCTGCTGCTGGCCTCATCCAAAAGGGTGAAAG CTCTCATCCTGGAGGAGATAGCCATCGACTGCCATAACAAAGAGACTGAGGAGAGGCTACTGCAGGAGGCCCACGACCTgcacctctcctccctccagctGGCCAAGAAGGCCTTCGGGGAGTTCAACGTCCAGACTGCCAAACACTACGGCAACCTGGGCCGCCTCTACCAGTCCATGCGCAAGTTCAAG GAGGCGGAGGAGATGCACATCAAGGCCATCCAAATCAAGGAGCAGCTCCTGGGGCAGGAGGACTACGAGGTGGCGCTGTCCGTTGGACACCTGGCCTCCCTCTACAACTACGACATGAACCAGTACGAGGACGCTGAGCGCCTCTACCTGCGCTCCATCGCCATCG gcaagaaGCTGTTCGGGGAAGGCTACAGTGGACTGGAGTATGACTACCGGGGTCTGATCAAACTGTACAACTCGGTGGGCAACTACGAGAAGGTGTTTGAGTACCACAACATACTATCCAACTGGAACCGCTTGAGGGACAGGCAGTTTGCAGTGGCTGACGCGCTAGAGGACGTCAACACCAGCCCCCAGGCCACCGACGAGGTGGTTCAGTCTTTCCTGCTGTCGCAGAGCCACGGGGCCAGTCACCCCTGTTAG
- the si:ch1073-145m9.1 gene encoding uncharacterized protein si:ch1073-145m9.1 isoform X2: protein MSLEKCFFVPNIIGYIRIVLVLAAWCAFNNHALFLPAYVTSIILDGIDGWIARRLNQTSRFGAWLDVIIDNMGRSMVWNMLFQWGWLISTLEWCVFVCNYSAFGVQWKSSFKESPYWVNAIMAKGFKTPLGVFTVAGLHVLPVWLYGCQHGVLTNTFYIPEWCQGLVLLLLIAGRLLCMSVEMWCIWTHVLYLTDIKETKHN from the exons atgtcattGGAGAAATGTTTCTTTGTTCCGAACATTATAG GTTACATCCGGATAGTCCTGGTCCTAGCGGCATGGTGTGCTTTCAATAATCATGCACTTTTTCTTCCTGCCTATGTCACCTCCATCATATTAGATG GCATTGATGGCTGGATTGCACGGAGGCTCAACCAAACTTCCAGGTTTGGGGCCTGGTTAGATGTTATAATTGACAACATGGGTCGGAGCATGGTGTGGAACATGTTGTTTCAA TGGGGTTGGCTAATTTCAACTctggagtggtgtgtgtttgtctgtaactACAGTGCTTTTGGTGTTCAGTGGAAGAGTAGCTTTAAGGAGAGTCCATATTGGGTAAACGCTATCATGGCCAAAG GTTTTAAAACACCCCTGGGAGTGTTCACGGTTGCTGGCCTGCACGTCTTGCCGGTGTGGTTGTATGGATGCCAGCATGGGGTTCTTACCAACACATTTTACATCCCAGAATGGTGCCAGGGCTTGGTGCTTCTGCTTTTGATTGCAGGGAGGctgctgtgtatgtctgtggag ATGTGGTGCATTTGGACCCATGTGCTCTACCTCACCGACATCAAGGAAACCaaacacaactga
- the si:ch1073-145m9.1 gene encoding uncharacterized protein si:ch1073-145m9.1 isoform X3 codes for MQTAIKHYRRRGRSSTCIDGWIARRLNQTSRFGAWLDVIIDNMGRSMVWNMLFQWGWLISTLEWCVFVCNYSAFGVQWKSSFKESPYWVNAIMAKGFKTPLGVFTVAGLHVLPVWLYGCQHGVLTNTFYIPEWCQGLVLLLLIAGRLLCMSVEMWCIWTHVLYLTDIKETKHN; via the exons GCATTGATGGCTGGATTGCACGGAGGCTCAACCAAACTTCCAGGTTTGGGGCCTGGTTAGATGTTATAATTGACAACATGGGTCGGAGCATGGTGTGGAACATGTTGTTTCAA TGGGGTTGGCTAATTTCAACTctggagtggtgtgtgtttgtctgtaactACAGTGCTTTTGGTGTTCAGTGGAAGAGTAGCTTTAAGGAGAGTCCATATTGGGTAAACGCTATCATGGCCAAAG GTTTTAAAACACCCCTGGGAGTGTTCACGGTTGCTGGCCTGCACGTCTTGCCGGTGTGGTTGTATGGATGCCAGCATGGGGTTCTTACCAACACATTTTACATCCCAGAATGGTGCCAGGGCTTGGTGCTTCTGCTTTTGATTGCAGGGAGGctgctgtgtatgtctgtggag ATGTGGTGCATTTGGACCCATGTGCTCTACCTCACCGACATCAAGGAAACCaaacacaactga
- the si:ch1073-145m9.1 gene encoding uncharacterized protein si:ch1073-145m9.1 isoform X1 yields the protein MQTAIKHYRRRGRSSTCYIRIVLVLAAWCAFNNHALFLPAYVTSIILDGIDGWIARRLNQTSRFGAWLDVIIDNMGRSMVWNMLFQWGWLISTLEWCVFVCNYSAFGVQWKSSFKESPYWVNAIMAKGFKTPLGVFTVAGLHVLPVWLYGCQHGVLTNTFYIPEWCQGLVLLLLIAGRLLCMSVEMWCIWTHVLYLTDIKETKHN from the exons GTTACATCCGGATAGTCCTGGTCCTAGCGGCATGGTGTGCTTTCAATAATCATGCACTTTTTCTTCCTGCCTATGTCACCTCCATCATATTAGATG GCATTGATGGCTGGATTGCACGGAGGCTCAACCAAACTTCCAGGTTTGGGGCCTGGTTAGATGTTATAATTGACAACATGGGTCGGAGCATGGTGTGGAACATGTTGTTTCAA TGGGGTTGGCTAATTTCAACTctggagtggtgtgtgtttgtctgtaactACAGTGCTTTTGGTGTTCAGTGGAAGAGTAGCTTTAAGGAGAGTCCATATTGGGTAAACGCTATCATGGCCAAAG GTTTTAAAACACCCCTGGGAGTGTTCACGGTTGCTGGCCTGCACGTCTTGCCGGTGTGGTTGTATGGATGCCAGCATGGGGTTCTTACCAACACATTTTACATCCCAGAATGGTGCCAGGGCTTGGTGCTTCTGCTTTTGATTGCAGGGAGGctgctgtgtatgtctgtggag ATGTGGTGCATTTGGACCCATGTGCTCTACCTCACCGACATCAAGGAAACCaaacacaactga